One window of the Candidatus Zixiibacteriota bacterium genome contains the following:
- a CDS encoding putative Flagellar hook protein FlgE (Evidence 3 : Putative function from multiple computational evidences) gives MMASLFAGVSGLRNHQTKMNVIGDNIANVNTIGFKAGRVTFQEALVQSYKGAGRPSSLNGGTNPVQLGLGMSVATIDNLFQQGGLETTGQITDLAIQGSGFFVLSNGTGRFYTRAGAFGFDANSNLVDPSTGMFVQGKMADADGNILSTATVGNITLPFGQQDPARATTRVNLGNNLNSVATESTATLQSSGTTNINTVSGTAINGAGGVHTLTLTGAQATNSTFTGTSVGDDGSGNPVVALSGNMTLGSLGVTDVTGFTLSRDNGAIVDTVSGLTLNSSINDLITAINQIDGIRAELVGGQIQLTREKAGSGTDYNITSSASSVTLNANGAATAGNIVGVVFGVADGSTLAANNGSNHSFVCNDVFTPTGGVALDPEMLDIEVDDNTGLATGIAGLGGGGVEISSLNGLSAGTSIINTADTTHSTSITVFDSQGGKHTMTIQFTKSVNPNEWTWSAAFTGNEIILGGGTGTVRFNQDGSLLSFGYNGGSTGLSFDPNNGAATVNLDINAGTAGRYDGLTGFASAHTASIMNQNGYGLGILDKISIDANGNISGIFTNGVSRVLAQIILADFNNHGGLLKAGRSLYQVSANSGQPIEGVAGETISGTLSSGALEASSVDIAQEFTNMITAQRGFQANARIITTSDNMLDELVNLKR, from the coding sequence ATGATGGCATCGCTTTTTGCCGGGGTTTCGGGACTGCGGAACCACCAGACTAAGATGAATGTAATCGGCGATAACATCGCCAACGTCAACACCATCGGCTTCAAAGCCGGTCGGGTGACTTTCCAGGAAGCGCTCGTGCAATCGTACAAGGGTGCCGGGCGGCCGTCGTCATTGAACGGCGGCACCAATCCCGTTCAGTTGGGATTGGGTATGAGTGTGGCGACCATCGATAATCTCTTCCAGCAGGGCGGCCTGGAGACGACCGGGCAGATAACCGATCTGGCTATTCAGGGCTCGGGATTCTTTGTGCTTTCGAACGGGACCGGCCGCTTCTATACCCGCGCCGGAGCCTTTGGATTTGACGCCAATTCCAATCTGGTTGACCCGTCAACCGGTATGTTCGTGCAGGGGAAAATGGCTGACGCCGATGGAAATATCCTCAGCACCGCCACAGTCGGAAATATAACTCTTCCGTTCGGTCAGCAGGATCCGGCTCGCGCCACCACCCGCGTCAATCTTGGAAATAATTTGAACTCCGTGGCCACCGAATCTACGGCGACTTTGCAGTCGAGCGGTACCACCAACATTAATACGGTTTCAGGAACGGCCATTAACGGCGCCGGAGGTGTTCATACCTTGACACTTACCGGAGCCCAGGCAACCAATTCCACTTTTACCGGAACTTCCGTGGGCGATGACGGTTCCGGGAATCCGGTAGTCGCTTTATCCGGAAATATGACTTTGGGATCACTCGGTGTGACCGACGTCACCGGTTTCACGTTGTCGCGCGATAATGGGGCTATCGTAGATACGGTCTCCGGCTTAACCCTTAATTCTAGTATAAACGATTTAATTACCGCTATCAATCAGATCGACGGTATCAGGGCCGAACTGGTCGGTGGTCAGATTCAACTGACCCGCGAAAAGGCCGGTTCCGGCACCGATTATAATATTACTTCCTCGGCGTCATCCGTGACGCTTAACGCCAACGGCGCGGCTACGGCCGGCAATATTGTCGGCGTGGTTTTTGGTGTCGCCGACGGCAGTACGCTGGCCGCCAACAACGGGTCCAATCATTCCTTTGTCTGCAATGATGTTTTCACTCCGACCGGCGGCGTGGCGTTGGATCCGGAAATGCTTGATATTGAAGTCGATGATAACACCGGCCTCGCCACCGGTATCGCCGGCCTCGGCGGTGGAGGTGTCGAAATCAGCAGTCTTAATGGCCTCAGCGCCGGAACGTCTATTATTAATACCGCCGATACCACCCACTCTACTTCGATAACGGTCTTTGACTCACAGGGCGGAAAACACACCATGACCATTCAATTCACCAAATCGGTGAATCCGAATGAATGGACCTGGTCGGCCGCTTTTACCGGCAATGAAATAATTCTCGGCGGCGGAACCGGAACGGTCCGCTTCAACCAGGACGGATCCCTTCTCTCATTCGGCTATAACGGTGGTTCTACGGGACTCTCCTTTGATCCTAATAATGGGGCCGCGACCGTGAATTTGGATATCAATGCTGGCACCGCCGGACGATATGATGGCCTGACCGGTTTTGCCTCGGCCCATACCGCCTCAATTATGAACCAAAATGGCTATGGCCTGGGTATTCTGGACAAGATATCCATCGATGCCAATGGCAATATTTCAGGTATTTTCACCAATGGTGTCAGCCGCGTTCTGGCCCAGATTATACTGGCCGATTTCAATAATCATGGCGGTTTATTGAAGGCCGGCCGGTCGCTCTATCAGGTATCGGCCAACTCCGGCCAACCGATTGAAGGCGTAGCAGGTGAGACCATATCGGGAACACTTTCCTCCGGCGCTCTTGAGGCCTCTTCGGTCGATATCGCCCAGGAATTTACCAATATGATCACGGCCCAGCGCGGTTTTCAGGCCAATGCCCGCATCATCACGACGTCCGACAACATGCTGGACGAATTGGTGAATCTGAAGAGATAA
- a CDS encoding exported hypothetical protein (Evidence 5 : Unknown function) yields the protein MSPKKKSLILGFLLMAVLAVLLVTTQLSGIKTTAPGGDAALYAADSAVASQTSTVTDSGVVEKESMLWPLVKLVGALTLVVGCIYGFLYLLKRMMGAKLSSNREHRLLEVLETTYISQKKSVALIRVAERSVLVGITEENITPLTELDKDETTQMLGDLAPEKRPVGFKSLLREARGKFSSFNARKIKSTELTDEIKSPQTV from the coding sequence ATGAGTCCGAAGAAGAAATCACTGATACTTGGATTTCTTTTAATGGCGGTCCTGGCGGTCCTGCTGGTGACCACGCAATTGTCCGGTATTAAAACGACCGCTCCGGGGGGTGACGCCGCACTCTATGCCGCCGACTCCGCAGTTGCTTCTCAAACATCAACCGTAACCGATAGTGGCGTCGTGGAAAAAGAATCGATGCTCTGGCCGCTGGTGAAACTTGTCGGAGCGCTGACACTCGTGGTCGGCTGCATTTACGGATTTCTATACCTGTTAAAGAGAATGATGGGCGCCAAATTATCGTCCAATCGGGAGCATCGCCTTCTGGAAGTACTGGAAACTACATACATCTCCCAGAAAAAGTCGGTGGCCTTGATTCGGGTGGCTGAACGGTCGGTTCTGGTCGGCATCACGGAAGAGAACATCACTCCTCTGACCGAACTCGATAAAGATGAGACGACCCAGATGCTCGGCGATCTCGCCCCGGAGAAACGGCCTGTTGGCTTTAAGAGTTTGCTTCGCGAGGCGCGGGGAAAATTCAGCTCTTTTAATGCGAGGAAAATAAAATCTACGGAATTGACGGATGAAATAAAAAGTCCACAGACGGTCTAA
- a CDS encoding putative Flagellar protein FliL (Evidence 3 : Putative function from multiple computational evidences): protein MADKNDAKAPDKAPVPEAEATPKKKGLPPVVLYAVIGLVVIGAGFFAGKSFFGSAGNAPATEKKEKPKKTAGGEKEGASTVFKVDNIIVNPSGTGGTRYLSVSMAFEVGSQETMRIFEDKQPLIRDALITILGSKTIEQLSDPRQKEITRFQIKKRIEQLLQLDDLAAVYFTDFIIQ, encoded by the coding sequence ATGGCTGATAAAAATGATGCCAAAGCCCCGGACAAGGCTCCTGTTCCCGAGGCAGAAGCGACTCCCAAAAAGAAGGGACTGCCACCGGTGGTGCTTTATGCTGTCATCGGCCTAGTTGTCATTGGGGCCGGTTTTTTCGCCGGTAAGTCCTTTTTTGGCTCGGCCGGTAATGCCCCGGCGACTGAGAAAAAAGAAAAGCCGAAGAAAACAGCCGGCGGAGAAAAGGAAGGGGCCTCGACGGTATTCAAGGTTGATAATATTATCGTCAACCCGTCCGGAACGGGCGGCACCCGGTACCTGTCGGTTTCCATGGCCTTCGAAGTCGGTTCGCAGGAGACCATGCGGATATTCGAAGACAAACAGCCCCTTATCAGAGATGCCCTGATAACTATTCTGGGGTCGAAAACCATCGAGCAGTTATCGGATCCCAGGCAAAAGGAAATAACCCGTTTTCAGATCAAGAAACGGATTGAGCAATTGCTGCAACTTGATGATCTGGCGGCGGTATATTTTACCGATTTCATCATACAGTAG
- the fliR gene encoding Flagellar biosynthetic protein fliR, whose translation MFEFVTYSADKLETFLLVMFRAGGLFISAPILGNRNIPAMIKAGFAIILAIILLPLAAKTQPLQIASIWTLAILAAKEVLTGFVIGFFFSLLFIAIQMAGSIVGYQIGLAIVNVLDPEAGSEVSIIGEFWFIVAALLFLAIDGHHAIISAFADSYRLIPVGVFNFSGTVQEFIIRFTAYSFVMAVKIAAPVIITLFLTEVALGVVARTVPQMNIFIVGLPLKIGVGFLIIAVSLPVFRFIVEKSVVFLDGEVARLLAGIGTI comes from the coding sequence TTGTTCGAATTTGTAACATATAGCGCCGACAAATTGGAAACCTTCCTACTGGTCATGTTTCGGGCCGGGGGGCTTTTCATCAGCGCACCCATCCTCGGCAACAGAAATATCCCCGCCATGATAAAGGCTGGATTTGCCATAATCCTGGCCATCATTCTTTTACCCCTGGCGGCCAAGACACAACCGTTGCAGATCGCCTCAATTTGGACCTTGGCCATTCTGGCGGCAAAGGAAGTTCTGACCGGATTTGTCATCGGCTTTTTCTTCTCCCTGCTTTTCATCGCCATTCAGATGGCAGGAAGCATCGTGGGATATCAAATCGGGCTGGCCATTGTCAATGTTTTGGATCCCGAGGCCGGCTCCGAAGTTTCCATCATCGGCGAATTCTGGTTTATTGTCGCGGCTCTCCTTTTTCTGGCGATTGACGGTCATCATGCTATCATCTCGGCCTTTGCCGACAGTTATCGCCTCATCCCGGTCGGAGTCTTCAATTTCTCCGGGACAGTGCAGGAATTCATAATTCGTTTCACGGCTTATTCCTTTGTCATGGCCGTGAAAATCGCGGCTCCGGTTATAATCACACTTTTCCTGACCGAAGTGGCGCTGGGCGTCGTGGCTCGGACTGTTCCCCAGATGAATATTTTTATTGTCGGACTCCCCTTGAAAATCGGGGTCGGCTTTTTAATCATCGCCGTTTCTCTGCCGGTCTTTCGCTTCATCGTCGAAAAATCGGTGGTCTTTCTTGATGGCGAAGTGGCCCGGCTCCTGGCCGGAATAGGAACGATTTAG
- a CDS encoding Flagellar motor switch protein FliM, whose translation MAKILSQEEIDALLSTVSASEPVQDPAQAKSEQTRSVVTYDFKHPNRVSKDQVRTLENMHDNFSGHIGSTLSAMLRTMVDVDLISVDQINYSEYIMSLVSPSCTYTFGAPPLEGLCIMDFNPSLTFSFIDRMFGGGEKILEIERELTGIEKSVMSKIALRIYRDLEDSWQNIVPINIEQNSFETNPQFIQVVPANETVIVVSLQLKLFSTTGLLTICYPYVSLEGVLSKLSAQNWIDATKKKAVGSSRELNEENLKNTPVEMAAVLANTRLKMRDFLNLRVGDVITTDQKINDSVDLLVAQRKKFLCRPGLFGKRRACQITEIFPYLEKE comes from the coding sequence GTGGCAAAAATATTATCGCAAGAAGAAATCGATGCCCTGCTGAGCACGGTCTCGGCCAGCGAGCCGGTTCAGGATCCGGCGCAGGCTAAATCGGAACAGACCCGCTCGGTTGTGACCTATGACTTCAAGCATCCCAACCGGGTTTCCAAGGACCAGGTGCGGACTCTGGAGAACATGCACGACAACTTCTCCGGGCACATCGGCTCGACCCTTTCGGCGATGTTGCGAACTATGGTCGATGTCGATCTAATCTCAGTCGACCAGATCAACTATTCTGAGTACATAATGTCACTGGTTTCCCCGTCTTGCACTTATACTTTTGGCGCCCCGCCCCTGGAAGGGCTCTGTATAATGGATTTCAATCCGTCCCTGACGTTCTCCTTTATCGATCGGATGTTCGGAGGCGGGGAGAAGATTCTGGAAATCGAGCGGGAACTGACCGGGATTGAGAAATCGGTCATGTCCAAAATTGCCCTGCGTATTTATCGTGATCTGGAGGATTCCTGGCAAAATATCGTGCCGATTAATATCGAGCAAAATTCTTTTGAAACCAATCCCCAATTTATCCAGGTGGTGCCGGCCAACGAAACGGTGATAGTCGTCTCCCTGCAGTTGAAACTTTTCAGCACTACCGGTCTCCTGACAATCTGCTATCCGTATGTTTCGCTCGAAGGCGTCCTCTCGAAACTTTCGGCTCAGAACTGGATCGATGCGACTAAGAAGAAAGCGGTCGGAAGCAGTCGGGAATTGAATGAAGAAAACCTGAAAAATACACCGGTGGAAATGGCCGCGGTTTTGGCAAATACCAGACTGAAAATGCGTGATTTCCTTAATCTTCGCGTCGGAGATGTAATCACAACGGATCAAAAGATTAACGACTCGGTCGATTTGCTGGTGGCACAGCGCAAAAAATTTCTTTGCCGACCGGGACTTTTCGGTAAACGGCGAGCCTGCCAGATTACCGAAATTTTTCCGTACTTAGAAAAGGAGTGA
- the flhB gene encoding flagellar export pore protein (Evidence 2a : Function from experimental evidences in other organisms; PubMedId : 1482109, 16246842; Product type t : transporter), whose protein sequence is MADEQFQERTEQATPRRRQKAREEGKVARSVELNSAVILCLGAVALYFMGPLLVGQLKDYMIFTFSEAPKMNPGFDTLVSLFSSKILTFFFLLGPILLVLSLVAYGINVMQVGFMFTGKPLEPKLDKLNIANGIKKMFSVRSLMELTRDTLKLIVIGFVGYKAITSQLDSFFLLSDNSVAVFAGAMGKMALKTSLQIGIVMLLIAVLDYAYQKYDFEKSIKMSRQEIQDEYKDTEGSPQIKARVRQIQREVSRKRMMQDIPKADVVVTNPTHLAVALKYNPDEMEAPMVVAKGERLVAEKIKEIARNAGVPVVENQPLARALFSMCEIGSYVPAKLYRAVAEVLAYVYRLKGVGV, encoded by the coding sequence ATGGCCGACGAGCAATTCCAGGAACGAACCGAACAAGCGACCCCGCGCCGGCGCCAGAAAGCCCGCGAGGAAGGAAAAGTCGCCCGCTCCGTGGAACTGAACTCGGCCGTCATTTTATGCCTGGGTGCCGTGGCCCTCTATTTCATGGGGCCGCTCCTGGTGGGGCAGTTAAAAGACTATATGATCTTCACCTTCAGTGAAGCCCCCAAAATGAATCCCGGCTTCGATACTCTGGTGAGTTTGTTTTCCTCGAAAATTTTGACTTTCTTTTTCCTCCTGGGGCCGATACTGCTGGTTCTTTCCCTGGTTGCTTACGGCATCAATGTCATGCAGGTCGGCTTCATGTTTACCGGCAAGCCGCTGGAACCGAAACTGGACAAATTGAATATCGCCAATGGCATCAAAAAGATGTTCTCGGTCCGTTCCCTTATGGAATTGACGCGTGACACCTTAAAATTGATTGTCATCGGATTTGTCGGATATAAGGCCATCACTTCGCAACTCGATTCCTTCTTTTTGCTCTCGGATAACTCGGTAGCGGTTTTCGCCGGCGCCATGGGTAAAATGGCCCTCAAGACATCTCTTCAAATCGGTATCGTTATGCTCCTTATTGCCGTCCTCGATTATGCCTATCAGAAGTACGATTTCGAAAAATCTATTAAGATGAGCCGTCAGGAAATTCAGGATGAATACAAAGACACGGAGGGCTCGCCGCAGATTAAGGCCCGCGTGCGGCAGATCCAGCGTGAAGTCTCCCGCAAAAGGATGATGCAGGACATTCCCAAGGCCGATGTCGTCGTGACCAACCCGACCCACCTGGCGGTCGCTCTCAAATATAACCCCGATGAGATGGAAGCCCCCATGGTGGTGGCCAAGGGTGAACGGCTGGTCGCCGAAAAAATAAAGGAAATTGCCCGCAATGCCGGTGTCCCGGTGGTCGAAAATCAGCCGCTGGCGCGGGCCCTATTCAGCATGTGTGAGATCGGTTCTTATGTCCCGGCCAAGTTGTACCGGGCCGTGGCTGAAGTCCTGGCTTATGTCTATCGACTCAAAGGGGTGGGGGTATAA
- a CDS encoding flagellar motor switching and energizing component (modular protein): MGDENDLRQMPPNQNIKDDTGDEPKMGSPDAEASPPEKADDPSMISQDAIDNVLRDMAGMGQADETPEDAGEEGPTVNKADFQQLSIGNEKRDPKNIDLLMDVDLPVSIELGRTRMKIADILALGPGSVVELDKLVGEAVDLLVNQKCVARGEVVVVEESFGLRITQLMSPEERIKNLQ, encoded by the coding sequence ATGGGAGATGAGAACGATCTGCGGCAAATGCCGCCGAACCAAAATATCAAGGATGATACCGGCGATGAACCCAAAATGGGTTCGCCCGATGCCGAGGCCTCACCGCCTGAAAAAGCCGATGATCCTTCGATGATCAGCCAGGATGCCATCGATAATGTCCTTCGCGATATGGCCGGTATGGGGCAGGCGGACGAAACCCCGGAAGATGCCGGGGAGGAAGGTCCGACCGTAAATAAAGCCGATTTTCAGCAATTATCTATCGGGAATGAAAAGCGGGATCCCAAAAATATCGACCTCTTGATGGATGTCGACCTTCCGGTATCGATCGAATTGGGACGAACCAGGATGAAAATAGCCGATATCCTGGCCCTTGGACCCGGTTCGGTTGTGGAACTGGATAAATTGGTCGGCGAGGCGGTCGATCTGCTTGTCAATCAAAAATGTGTCGCCCGCGGCGAAGTGGTCGTGGTTGAAGAAAGTTTCGGGTTGCGTATAACGCAGTTAATGTCACCCGAAGAAAGAATTAAGAATCTCCAATGA
- the fliP gene encoding flagellar biosynthesis protein (Evidence 2a : Function from experimental evidences in other organisms; PubMedId : 1482109; Product type s : structure) — MKRKVALAIFAVILASLIAASAQGQGVPKISVEVGQTTKPNELSSTLQIVLLLTVLTLAPSIILMVTSFIRIIVVLGFLRQAIGTQQLPPNQLMISLALILTFFIMSPMANKAYNDGLKPFLDEKITKEVAFQKGMEPFRKFMLAQTREKDLALFVNLAHQPKPNSPDDVPLHILIPGFVLSELRTGFQIAFLIFVPFLIIDMIVASVLMAMGMMMLPPTIVALPFKILLFILVDGWYLLVKSLVESFH; from the coding sequence ATGAAAAGAAAAGTTGCTCTAGCTATATTTGCCGTAATTTTGGCGTCTCTTATAGCCGCCTCCGCTCAGGGGCAAGGCGTCCCCAAAATATCGGTCGAAGTCGGCCAGACCACCAAGCCGAACGAGCTCTCAAGCACATTACAAATCGTTCTCCTTCTGACCGTGCTGACACTGGCTCCATCCATTATTTTGATGGTCACATCGTTCATCCGCATCATCGTTGTTCTGGGATTCCTTCGGCAGGCCATCGGGACGCAGCAGTTGCCCCCCAATCAATTAATGATATCATTGGCCCTTATCCTGACCTTTTTTATAATGAGTCCGATGGCCAATAAGGCCTATAATGACGGTCTAAAGCCCTTTTTGGACGAAAAAATTACCAAAGAAGTGGCCTTTCAAAAGGGGATGGAGCCGTTTCGCAAATTCATGCTGGCGCAGACACGCGAAAAAGATCTGGCTCTGTTTGTCAATCTGGCGCATCAGCCGAAGCCGAATTCGCCCGATGATGTCCCGCTCCATATCTTGATTCCCGGATTTGTCTTGTCGGAATTGCGGACGGGGTTCCAGATAGCCTTTTTGATTTTTGTCCCGTTTTTGATAATTGACATGATTGTGGCCTCGGTCCTCATGGCCATGGGTATGATGATGCTGCCGCCCACTATTGTTGCTTTGCCGTTTAAGATTTTGCTGTTTATTCTGGTGGACGGCTGGTACCTGCTGGTCAAATCACTGGTGGAATCGTTCCATTGA
- the flhA gene encoding putative flagellar export pore protein (Evidence 3 : Putative function from multiple computational evidences; PubMedId : 1482109, 16385045, 16511106; Product type t : transporter), with translation MALGNDSFLTNLTKRSDIVLAVFVVAIIGVLIIPVPAGFLDFALAFNITFSLVILLTTLYITRPLELSVFPGMLLIVTLMRLSLNVASTRLILSSGYAGEVINSFGNFVVRGNYVVGFIIFIILVIIQFVVITKGAGRISEVAARFTLDAMPGKQMAIDADLNAGIIDDQEARRRREEIAREADFYGAMDGASKFVRGDAVAGILITMINVVGGFIIGILMQGKSVSEALRTYTLLSVGDGLVTQIPALIVSTAAGIIVTRAASTSNMGADLAKQLSKQPRAVMIAAGMLAVFGIVPGMPTIPFLLLGAAVGTVGYLTRESARKKQIEEERHKASKEAAPPPERTEDLLKVDSLEVEIGYGLIPLVDTNQGGDLLDRVTVIRRQLAQEMGIIVPPVRIRDNVQLKPNQYRIKVKGIAVAAYELMLDHILAINPGYANDEIEGFQTHEPAFGLPAIWVIPNLKEIAESRGYTAVAPSAVLATHLTEVIKNFASELLSRQDVSHLMETLKEDYPSLVNDVVPTVVPLSAVQKVLQALLSERISIRDLVTIMETVTDYYPATKETDVLAEYVRMSLKRQITNMHKDKENRIHVFTIDPTIEQMLSDAVQNTKQGLMLVIAPADTEHLLKGIGREIENISAAGHTPICLCSPNIRLALKRLTEAAHPSLVVLSYNEISSNVEVISSGTVRLGNDN, from the coding sequence ATGGCTCTTGGTAACGATTCCTTTTTGACCAATCTGACAAAGCGTTCCGATATCGTTCTGGCCGTCTTTGTTGTGGCCATTATTGGGGTTTTGATAATACCGGTACCAGCCGGATTCCTCGATTTTGCTCTGGCCTTCAATATCACCTTCTCGCTGGTGATTCTTCTGACAACCCTCTATATCACCAGACCGCTCGAATTATCGGTTTTTCCGGGAATGCTTCTGATTGTCACACTGATGCGCTTGTCCCTCAATGTGGCCTCGACCCGCCTTATTTTGAGTTCCGGATACGCCGGTGAAGTCATCAATTCTTTCGGGAATTTTGTGGTGCGGGGCAATTATGTGGTTGGCTTTATTATCTTCATCATTCTCGTCATCATACAGTTTGTCGTCATTACCAAGGGCGCCGGACGAATCTCGGAAGTCGCCGCCCGTTTCACTCTCGATGCCATGCCGGGCAAGCAGATGGCCATCGACGCCGATCTGAACGCCGGCATCATAGATGATCAGGAAGCCCGCCGCCGCCGCGAGGAAATTGCCCGCGAGGCCGACTTCTACGGCGCTATGGACGGTGCCTCCAAATTTGTCCGTGGCGATGCCGTCGCAGGGATATTAATCACTATGATAAATGTTGTCGGCGGCTTTATAATTGGAATTCTCATGCAGGGTAAATCGGTTTCCGAGGCCCTGCGGACCTATACACTCCTGTCTGTCGGCGATGGTTTGGTGACCCAGATTCCCGCCCTGATTGTTTCGACTGCGGCCGGCATTATTGTCACCAGGGCCGCCTCGACCTCGAACATGGGCGCCGATCTTGCCAAGCAGTTATCCAAACAGCCCCGTGCCGTCATGATTGCCGCCGGAATGTTGGCGGTCTTCGGCATCGTTCCGGGCATGCCGACCATACCTTTTCTCCTCCTCGGCGCCGCTGTCGGAACAGTCGGATACCTGACCCGAGAAAGCGCCCGGAAAAAACAGATTGAGGAAGAACGTCATAAGGCTTCCAAAGAAGCGGCCCCGCCTCCGGAACGAACCGAAGATCTTCTGAAAGTCGATTCCCTGGAAGTGGAAATCGGTTACGGCTTAATCCCGCTGGTGGACACCAACCAGGGCGGCGATCTGCTCGATCGTGTTACCGTCATTCGCCGCCAGTTGGCCCAGGAGATGGGCATAATTGTACCGCCGGTTCGTATCCGCGATAATGTCCAATTGAAGCCGAATCAATATCGCATTAAAGTCAAGGGTATTGCGGTAGCCGCCTATGAATTGATGCTCGATCATATTCTGGCCATTAATCCGGGATATGCCAATGATGAAATTGAGGGCTTTCAGACTCATGAGCCGGCTTTTGGTTTACCGGCCATTTGGGTCATTCCCAATTTGAAAGAGATTGCCGAAAGCCGGGGTTATACCGCCGTGGCTCCCTCGGCCGTATTGGCTACCCATTTAACCGAAGTAATTAAAAATTTCGCCTCGGAACTGCTCAGCCGCCAGGATGTCTCGCACCTGATGGAAACTCTCAAGGAAGATTACCCCTCACTGGTGAACGATGTTGTCCCGACCGTGGTGCCGCTTTCGGCGGTTCAGAAAGTTCTTCAGGCGCTTCTATCCGAAAGAATCTCCATCCGCGATCTCGTGACCATTATGGAAACCGTCACTGATTACTATCCGGCCACCAAGGAGACCGATGTTTTGGCCGAGTATGTGCGGATGTCACTGAAACGGCAAATAACGAATATGCATAAAGACAAGGAAAACCGTATCCATGTATTCACCATCGATCCGACTATCGAACAGATGCTGTCGGATGCGGTTCAGAACACCAAACAGGGATTGATGCTGGTCATTGCTCCGGCCGATACGGAACACCTTCTGAAAGGAATCGGAAGAGAAATTGAAAATATTTCGGCGGCCGGGCATACTCCCATCTGCCTCTGTTCGCCCAACATTCGGCTGGCCTTGAAACGGCTGACGGAAGCGGCGCATCCCTCGCTGGTGGTCCTGTCATACAATGAAATTTCCAGTAACGTGGAGGTCATTTCCTCCGGAACAGTGAGATTGGGAAATGATAATTAA
- the fliQ gene encoding flagellar biosynthesis protein (Evidence 2a : Function from experimental evidences in other organisms; PubMedId : 1482109; Product type s : structure) — protein MTPEVVLAIARDAVLTMLLVSAPMLISGLLIGLIISILQAITQVHEMTLTFIPKIIVVALSLLLFLPWIINTIVDFTNRMYAMIPTL, from the coding sequence ATGACTCCTGAAGTTGTTTTGGCTATTGCCCGTGATGCCGTTCTGACAATGCTTCTGGTTTCGGCACCGATGCTGATTTCGGGACTTCTGATCGGTTTGATAATCTCCATTCTTCAGGCTATCACCCAGGTTCATGAAATGACTTTGACTTTCATCCCCAAGATCATTGTCGTGGCCCTGTCGCTTCTGCTCTTTTTACCCTGGATCATCAATACCATTGTCGATTTCACCAATCGCATGTATGCCATGATTCCTACGCTATGA
- a CDS encoding Flagellar FlbD family protein — translation MIKLTKLNNSEIVINDDLIEFVEAIPDTIISFTDGKKIMVKESPDEVIRKVAAFRRLAAGIDPVSDRKQE, via the coding sequence ATGATAAAGTTAACCAAATTGAATAACAGCGAAATTGTTATTAATGACGATCTGATTGAATTTGTGGAAGCGATTCCGGACACCATAATCAGTTTTACTGACGGTAAGAAAATTATGGTCAAAGAGAGTCCGGACGAAGTGATCCGCAAAGTGGCCGCCTTTCGCCGGCTGGCCGCAGGGATTGATCCCGTATCGGATCGGAAGCAGGAATAG